The proteins below are encoded in one region of Ferruginibacter lapsinanis:
- a CDS encoding ComF family protein has product MLHHILDNTVHLFYPHICMGCGSDLLKKDSLLCLRCIDDLPETNFAQHANNPIEKIFWGRIPLVAAHSQYYFAKDALIQRLIHQLKYDGNKEIGVYLGEMTGRSLQNSNRFKNMDALIPLPLFPEKERKRGYNQATVICEGISNILQIPVLDNVVARQKFTETQTKKHRTERWENVAESFVVKDADAIKGKNLLLVDDVVTTGATFEACGNTLLQIADVQLSIVALANAAK; this is encoded by the coding sequence ATGTTACATCATATACTCGATAATACTGTACACCTTTTCTACCCACATATATGTATGGGATGCGGTAGCGATCTGTTAAAAAAGGACAGTTTGCTCTGTTTAAGGTGCATCGACGATCTACCTGAGACCAATTTTGCCCAACATGCCAATAACCCCATAGAAAAGATATTCTGGGGGCGAATTCCTCTAGTAGCAGCCCATAGTCAGTACTATTTTGCCAAAGATGCACTTATTCAACGCCTGATCCATCAGTTAAAATATGACGGAAATAAAGAAATAGGTGTGTATTTAGGTGAAATGACAGGCAGATCGCTTCAAAACAGCAACCGATTCAAAAATATGGATGCCCTCATACCCTTGCCCTTATTTCCCGAGAAAGAACGTAAACGTGGGTACAACCAGGCAACGGTTATTTGTGAAGGCATATCTAATATTTTACAAATACCGGTATTGGATAATGTTGTTGCCCGGCAAAAATTTACAGAAACACAAACAAAAAAGCACCGTACAGAACGATGGGAAAATGTGGCAGAAAGTTTTGTAGTAAAAGATGCCGATGCCATAAAAGGAAAGAATTTATTGTTAGTTGACGACGTTGTAACCACCGGAGCTACTTTTGAAGCTTGCGGAAATACTCTCCTGCAAATTGCCGATGTACAATTAAGTATCGTGGCTTTGGCCAATGCTGCTAAATAA
- a CDS encoding winged helix-turn-helix domain-containing protein: MHTIIFPKLNSVIHSPLRLAIMNILHGKKEADFVFLKERTNSTVGNLSIQIGKLKKEGYIQVSKQFKDNYPQTICTITPKGVEAFTEYGKAMQAYLTSHKA; this comes from the coding sequence ATGCATACCATAATTTTCCCCAAACTCAACTCAGTAATACATTCCCCTTTGCGGCTAGCCATCATGAATATCCTGCATGGAAAGAAGGAAGCTGATTTCGTTTTTTTGAAAGAAAGGACTAATTCTACAGTTGGGAACCTGAGTATTCAAATAGGGAAACTTAAAAAAGAGGGGTATATACAGGTATCCAAGCAATTTAAAGATAATTACCCCCAAACTATCTGTACAATTACCCCAAAAGGCGTTGAGGCATTTACAGAGTACGGAAAGGCGATGCAGGCGTATCTTACCTCACATAAAGCGTAA
- a CDS encoding glutathione peroxidase, whose product MLKTLIIAATFISCAAKTNTTEMNTPISVAPITTQSIYDFKVESLDGGTINFADFKGKKILIVNTASECGFTPQYEGLEALYQKYKDRLVIVGFPANNFGGQEPGTNADIKEFCKKNYGVTFPMAAKISVKGDDTAPIYKWLCNKSENGVLDAEVGWNFGKFLLDEKGTLLNYFPSKVAPMDEEIVSKL is encoded by the coding sequence ATGCTTAAAACATTAATAATAGCAGCTACATTTATTTCATGTGCTGCTAAAACAAATACTACTGAAATGAATACCCCAATCAGTGTTGCGCCAATAACTACTCAATCTATTTACGATTTTAAAGTAGAAAGTCTGGATGGCGGCACCATCAATTTTGCTGATTTCAAAGGCAAAAAAATATTAATTGTAAATACTGCGTCTGAATGTGGTTTTACACCTCAGTACGAAGGCTTAGAAGCTTTATATCAAAAATATAAAGATCGTTTAGTGATCGTAGGATTCCCTGCCAATAACTTTGGCGGACAGGAACCCGGTACCAATGCAGATATAAAAGAGTTTTGTAAAAAAAATTACGGTGTAACATTTCCAATGGCAGCAAAAATTTCTGTTAAGGGAGACGATACCGCACCAATCTACAAATGGCTATGCAATAAATCTGAAAATGGTGTGCTGGATGCAGAAGTAGGCTGGAACTTTGGAAAATTCCTATTGGATGAAAAAGGCACTTTATTGAATTATTTCCCCAGTAAGGTGGCGCCAATGGATGAAGAGATCGTTAGTAAATTGTAA
- a CDS encoding ABC transporter ATP-binding protein: MQRIIEVNHLSKQFKDTLAVDDLSFSVNEGDVYGFLGQNGAGKSTSIRMLLTLIKPDTGEIKLFGKELTHHRSEILRQVGAVIEKPDLYKYLSAYDNLKIFAKLSGVKVTKELLMTQLQMVGLAERANSKVKTFSQGMKQRLGIAVALVHDPKLIILDEPTNGLDPQGIADIRNLILQLSRKMGKTVLVSSHLLSEIELIANRMIIIHKGKKVVEGNVAELLDPSQSLIEIETTNNQLTREKLLQTRWASFIQNNHQLQLKMHKDQVPDLIAAMVNDGVKILSVNSSHSLENYFLSLTTQPTYVEAFAN, from the coding sequence ATGCAGAGAATCATAGAGGTTAACCATCTTTCCAAACAATTTAAAGACACCCTGGCTGTTGATGATCTGTCATTTTCGGTTAACGAAGGTGATGTATATGGTTTCTTAGGACAAAATGGTGCCGGTAAGAGTACCAGCATACGGATGTTACTTACTTTAATAAAGCCGGATACCGGGGAAATAAAGCTCTTCGGTAAAGAGCTTACCCATCATCGTTCAGAAATTTTACGGCAGGTAGGAGCTGTGATTGAAAAACCGGATCTGTATAAATACTTATCTGCTTACGACAATCTGAAAATTTTTGCCAAATTAAGTGGAGTTAAAGTAACCAAAGAGTTGCTGATGACGCAATTGCAAATGGTGGGTTTAGCGGAAAGAGCCAATAGTAAAGTAAAAACATTTAGCCAGGGAATGAAACAACGTTTGGGTATTGCCGTTGCATTGGTACATGACCCTAAACTGATCATATTGGATGAACCTACAAATGGATTAGATCCGCAGGGGATCGCAGATATACGAAACCTTATTTTGCAACTGAGCAGAAAAATGGGCAAAACAGTATTGGTTTCCTCTCACTTGTTAAGCGAAATAGAATTAATTGCCAACAGAATGATCATTATACATAAAGGCAAAAAAGTGGTGGAAGGTAATGTTGCAGAGTTATTAGATCCATCACAATCATTGATAGAAATAGAAACAACAAATAACCAACTTACCAGAGAAAAATTGCTGCAGACACGATGGGCTTCTTTTATACAAAATAATCATCAGTTGCAATTGAAAATGCATAAAGACCAGGTGCCTGACTTAATTGCCGCCATGGTAAACGATGGTGTAAAAATCTTATCCGTCAACTCAAGCCATTCTTTAGAAAATTATTTTTTATCACTTACAACCCAACCTACTTATGTGGAAGCTTTTGCAAATTGA
- a CDS encoding FtsB family cell division protein yields MKVAKQILSFLKNKYLIAVTFFLVWMFWFDPKDIRSDLARRDKYKELQQSEKHLDTLIAETEQELHQLKTNAQTIEKYAREKYLMKKDNEDLFVLSSQSSPKK; encoded by the coding sequence ATGAAAGTAGCAAAACAAATATTATCTTTTCTAAAAAACAAGTACCTGATAGCAGTTACGTTTTTTTTAGTATGGATGTTTTGGTTCGATCCAAAAGATATCCGCTCCGACTTGGCCCGTAGAGATAAATACAAAGAACTTCAGCAAAGTGAAAAACATCTGGATACATTGATCGCTGAAACAGAACAGGAGTTACATCAGCTAAAGACCAATGCACAAACCATTGAGAAATATGCCAGGGAAAAATATCTGATGAAAAAAGATAACGAAGATCTGTTTGTTCTCTCTTCCCAAAGTTCTCCTAAAAAATAA
- a CDS encoding DNA polymerase III subunit — protein MQFQNIIGQKNTKEHLVEMVQHNRLSHALLFLGKEGCGALSLAMAFAQYIVCEKVNGKQETAGPSLFGEPEPSIDHGPWTDSCGVCSACTKAQQLVHPDIHFSYPVITRKTGEKPISTEFIKEWREFISIQPYGNVFDWLQFIGAENKQGNITAEECNDINRKISLKSFESEYKILIIWMPEYLTKNGNKLLKLIEEPPPNTLFILVAENEEQILPTIISRTQLVKIPSLTNMEVEAALELRASAKVEIAQQIAALAEGNYREALQLLQHAENDWQVTVREWLNLVFKRNMDGQVKWIEAISKEGREKQKQFIQYFIHLIEDSIRLRIIDKPGVPSPYNDFCGRFNKMCSIAQQEAIADELNKAAYYIERNANPKMLFHALSIKLYHIINNNSLILVN, from the coding sequence GTGCAATTTCAAAACATCATAGGACAAAAAAACACCAAAGAGCATTTGGTAGAAATGGTACAGCATAACCGGCTTAGCCATGCATTATTGTTTTTGGGTAAAGAAGGCTGTGGTGCTTTATCGCTGGCAATGGCTTTTGCACAATATATTGTTTGCGAAAAAGTAAATGGTAAACAAGAAACCGCAGGCCCCTCATTATTCGGAGAGCCGGAACCATCCATAGACCATGGACCATGGACCGACAGTTGCGGTGTATGCTCTGCTTGCACCAAAGCACAACAGCTCGTTCATCCTGATATACACTTTTCCTATCCGGTCATCACCAGAAAAACAGGTGAAAAGCCTATCAGTACTGAATTCATCAAAGAGTGGAGAGAATTCATTTCGATTCAGCCTTACGGTAATGTATTCGACTGGCTGCAATTTATCGGCGCCGAAAATAAACAAGGAAATATCACAGCTGAAGAGTGTAATGATATCAACCGAAAAATAAGTTTAAAAAGTTTTGAAAGCGAATACAAGATCCTCATTATCTGGATGCCCGAGTATCTTACCAAAAATGGTAACAAACTTTTAAAATTAATTGAAGAACCGCCACCTAATACACTATTCATTTTAGTGGCAGAAAATGAGGAGCAAATATTACCCACCATTATTTCCCGTACACAGCTGGTAAAAATCCCTTCGCTTACCAATATGGAAGTAGAAGCCGCTTTGGAATTAAGAGCATCGGCCAAGGTAGAAATAGCCCAGCAAATAGCTGCGCTGGCCGAAGGCAATTACAGGGAAGCACTTCAATTATTACAACATGCCGAAAACGATTGGCAGGTTACGGTAAGAGAATGGCTCAATCTCGTTTTTAAAAGAAACATGGATGGTCAGGTAAAATGGATCGAAGCTATCAGCAAAGAAGGCAGGGAAAAACAAAAACAATTTATTCAGTACTTTATCCATTTAATAGAAGATTCTATACGCCTCAGAATAATTGATAAACCCGGAGTCCCTTCTCCTTACAACGATTTTTGTGGCCGTTTTAACAAAATGTGCAGCATAGCCCAACAAGAGGCCATTGCAGATGAGCTAAACAAAGCCGCCTATTACATTGAGCGTAATGCCAACCCAAAAATGCTGTTTCATGCACTATCTATCAAGTTGTACCACATTATTAACAACAATTCGCTAATTTTGGTCAATTGA
- the ricT gene encoding PSP1 domain-containing protein: MGCGSCGTSKSGAPGGCQSHGSCSSGGCNRMNVHDWLANLPFADPESSCKIVEVSFNNGSRKDYFKNTSTNFYEKGDMIAVEGVSGFDVGSVNLTGELVRLQLKKNNIKEDNPDIKKILRRASETDLSKLKETKARERDVMIRSRAIAKQLNLDMKVAEVEIQADGRKATFFYIADDRVDFRELIKVYAGEFKVKVEMKQIGARQEAGKVGGIGSCGRELCCSTWLTDFKSVNTNAARYQNLSINQTKLSGQCGRLKCCLNYELDTYLDALQNFPDDCDMIELARSRAFLVKKDIFRNLMWYTMPDSTKQYPLTIERVLKIKALNRQGVRPEELEAVEVVSKKPVEVEPTYVDVVGQISLRSLEKTSRKRRDMERGGGQQGNRQRGNEQRPPQNRGGQQQQQQRPQQGGRPGQGNEQRPQQNRGPQGQQGNRPRGNEQRPQQNRGPQQQRPPQQGNRQGGNEPRPQQNRGNQGGQKRPNPNQGPDTNAEKKD, from the coding sequence ATGGGATGTGGAAGTTGCGGAACAAGTAAAAGCGGAGCACCAGGTGGTTGCCAGAGTCATGGCAGTTGTTCCAGCGGTGGCTGTAATCGCATGAACGTGCATGATTGGCTAGCCAACCTGCCATTTGCCGATCCGGAGAGCAGTTGCAAAATTGTAGAGGTAAGTTTCAATAACGGCAGCCGTAAAGATTACTTTAAAAATACCTCCACCAATTTCTACGAAAAAGGCGATATGATCGCTGTTGAAGGCGTAAGCGGTTTTGATGTAGGAAGCGTAAATCTTACCGGCGAATTAGTGCGCTTACAACTCAAGAAAAACAATATCAAAGAAGACAACCCTGATATTAAAAAAATACTTCGTCGTGCCAGCGAAACCGATCTGAGCAAATTAAAAGAAACAAAGGCCAGAGAAAGAGATGTGATGATACGCAGTCGTGCCATTGCCAAACAACTCAACCTGGATATGAAGGTAGCAGAAGTAGAGATACAGGCTGACGGAAGAAAAGCTACCTTTTTTTACATCGCCGACGATAGAGTTGATTTTAGAGAATTGATTAAAGTATATGCCGGCGAGTTTAAAGTAAAGGTAGAAATGAAGCAGATCGGTGCCAGGCAAGAAGCCGGAAAAGTAGGCGGAATAGGTAGTTGCGGTAGAGAACTTTGTTGCAGCACCTGGTTAACCGATTTCAAAAGTGTAAATACAAATGCCGCCCGTTATCAGAATTTAAGTATCAACCAAACCAAATTAAGCGGACAATGCGGCCGTTTGAAATGTTGTTTGAATTATGAGTTGGATACTTACCTGGATGCCTTGCAAAACTTCCCGGATGATTGTGATATGATTGAATTGGCAAGAAGCCGTGCATTCTTAGTTAAAAAAGATATTTTCAGAAACCTGATGTGGTACACTATGCCGGATAGCACTAAACAATATCCGCTTACCATTGAAAGAGTATTAAAAATAAAGGCTTTAAACAGACAAGGAGTAAGACCTGAAGAGTTGGAAGCTGTTGAAGTTGTCAGCAAAAAACCTGTTGAAGTAGAACCAACATATGTAGACGTTGTAGGGCAGATAAGCTTACGCAGTTTAGAAAAAACCAGCCGCAAAAGAAGGGATATGGAAAGAGGCGGCGGACAGCAAGGCAACAGACAAAGAGGCAATGAACAAAGACCTCCACAGAATCGTGGTGGACAACAACAACAGCAACAAAGACCACAACAAGGAGGACGACCAGGCCAGGGCAATGAACAAAGACCTCAGCAAAACAGAGGTCCTCAAGGCCAGCAAGGTAATCGTCCAAGAGGTAATGAGCAAAGACCACAGCAGAATCGTGGCCCACAGCAACAAAGACCTCCACAGCAAGGAAACAGACAAGGAGGTAATGAGCCAAGGCCACAGCAAAACAGAGGTAATCAGGGAGGACAGAAACGTCCTAATCCTAATCAGGGGCCTGATACAAACGCAGAAAAAAAAGATTAA
- the radA gene encoding DNA repair protein RadA has protein sequence MSKTKSAFFCQNCGYESAKWTGKCPGCNEWNTFVEELVIKGSDKKEKDDWKEYNGTGKLKTISINDVSSAEEKRIVTNNAELNRVLGGGIVLGSIVLVAGEPGIGKSTLFLQIGLQLQDVVTLYISGEESEQQIKMRADRVGVKSDNFYLLTETNTQTIFQEIKKLKPQLVIVDSIQTLQSPFVESGAGSVSQIRECAAELQRFAKETNTPVFLIGHITKDGNIAGPKILEHMVDTVLQFEGDRHYAYRILRTLKNRFGSTAELGIYEMTGEGMRAVNNPSEILITQKEEQLSGIAIAATIEGIRPLLIEGQALVTQSVYGTPQRTVTGFDLRRLQLLLAVLEKRGGFHFGVKDVFVNIAGGIKVEDPSIDLAIVSALLSSYEDVPINQHYCFAGEVGLSGEIRAVNRIEQRIAEAEKLGFEKIIVSKYNAKSLGKLKFNIEVVPLAKVEELYQYLF, from the coding sequence ATGAGTAAAACTAAGTCGGCATTTTTTTGCCAGAATTGCGGATATGAAAGTGCTAAGTGGACAGGTAAATGTCCGGGTTGTAATGAGTGGAATACGTTTGTTGAAGAACTGGTGATCAAAGGAAGTGATAAAAAAGAAAAAGATGACTGGAAGGAATATAATGGCACCGGAAAATTAAAAACCATTTCTATTAATGATGTAAGCAGTGCAGAAGAAAAAAGAATTGTAACTAATAATGCAGAGTTAAACAGAGTATTGGGTGGTGGAATTGTATTAGGAAGCATCGTGTTGGTTGCCGGGGAACCGGGCATAGGAAAATCAACGTTGTTTTTACAGATAGGTTTACAACTGCAGGATGTTGTTACATTATACATCAGTGGAGAGGAAAGTGAACAGCAAATTAAAATGAGAGCAGATAGAGTGGGTGTTAAGAGTGATAATTTTTACTTACTCACAGAAACGAATACACAAACTATTTTTCAGGAGATAAAAAAACTCAAACCACAGCTCGTTATAGTAGATAGTATTCAAACTTTACAATCGCCTTTTGTTGAAAGTGGCGCCGGCAGCGTAAGCCAGATAAGAGAGTGTGCTGCTGAGTTACAGCGTTTTGCCAAAGAAACAAACACACCAGTATTTTTGATCGGTCACATCACTAAAGATGGAAATATTGCAGGGCCAAAAATTTTAGAACATATGGTTGATACTGTTCTTCAATTTGAAGGGGATCGTCATTATGCTTATCGCATTTTACGAACACTCAAAAATCGTTTTGGCAGTACAGCCGAGTTAGGTATTTATGAAATGACCGGCGAAGGAATGAGAGCGGTGAACAATCCCAGCGAAATTTTAATTACTCAAAAAGAAGAACAATTAAGTGGTATTGCCATCGCTGCAACAATTGAAGGCATCAGACCATTATTGATTGAAGGACAAGCTTTAGTAACACAAAGCGTTTATGGTACACCGCAACGTACAGTAACCGGATTTGATCTGAGAAGATTACAACTATTATTAGCTGTTTTAGAAAAGCGTGGCGGTTTTCATTTTGGCGTAAAAGATGTTTTTGTAAATATTGCCGGCGGAATAAAAGTTGAAGATCCATCTATCGATCTTGCTATTGTATCTGCATTGTTAAGCAGCTATGAAGATGTTCCTATCAATCAACATTATTGCTTTGCAGGTGAGGTTGGTTTAAGTGGAGAGATAAGAGCAGTGAATAGAATTGAACAACGAATTGCTGAAGCAGAAAAACTAGGATTTGAAAAAATTATTGTGAGTAAATACAACGCAAAATCTTTAGGCAAATTAAAGTTCAATATCGAAGTTGTTCCTTTAGCTAAAGTGGAAGAATTGTATCAATATTTGTTCTAA
- the eno gene encoding phosphopyruvate hydratase, translating into MSYIASIHARQILDSRGNPTVEVDVLTENEHLGRAAVPSGASTGIHEAVELRDNNKKYYGGKSVLKAVGNVNGIIAENLLGWDIADQTGIDAALIALDKTANKSKLGANAMLAVSMAVAKAAALEANLPLYRYIGGTNAKILPIPMMNILNGGAHADNKIDFQEFMVMPVGAKTFSEGLAWGVDIFHALKTVLKKKGFSTNVGDEGGFAPNIQSNEEAIETVLTAIQAAGYKTGSQIMIAMDAANSELWNAKEKKYIFHKSDGKKMTSDQLVKFWESWAKQYPICSIEDGMAEDDWNGWKNLTDTIGKKVQLVGDDLFVTNVTRLERGIKENIANGLLVKVNQIGTITETINAVSMAQQAGYNTIMSHRSGETEDTTIADLAVALNCGQIKTGSASRTDRMAKYNQLIRIEEMLGDSAIYPKGKIKFGK; encoded by the coding sequence ATGAGTTACATCGCAAGCATCCATGCCCGTCAAATATTAGATAGCCGTGGAAATCCTACAGTAGAAGTAGACGTATTAACAGAAAACGAACATCTCGGCAGAGCCGCAGTACCAAGTGGAGCCAGTACAGGTATTCACGAAGCAGTTGAGCTTAGAGATAATAATAAAAAATATTATGGTGGTAAAAGTGTATTGAAAGCTGTAGGTAACGTAAACGGAATTATTGCAGAAAATTTATTGGGTTGGGATATTGCAGACCAAACTGGTATTGATGCTGCTTTGATCGCTTTAGACAAAACTGCTAACAAAAGTAAATTAGGTGCAAATGCAATGTTGGCCGTTAGTATGGCTGTTGCCAAAGCCGCTGCATTAGAAGCTAATCTTCCTTTATACAGATACATCGGTGGTACCAACGCAAAAATTTTGCCTATCCCAATGATGAACATCTTAAATGGTGGAGCACATGCTGATAATAAGATCGATTTTCAGGAATTCATGGTAATGCCTGTAGGAGCAAAAACTTTCAGCGAAGGTTTGGCGTGGGGCGTTGATATTTTTCATGCGTTGAAAACTGTATTGAAGAAAAAAGGCTTCAGCACTAACGTAGGTGATGAAGGTGGTTTTGCACCAAATATTCAAAGCAACGAAGAAGCAATTGAAACTGTATTAACTGCGATACAAGCTGCAGGTTACAAAACAGGCAGTCAGATCATGATCGCTATGGATGCTGCCAACAGTGAGTTGTGGAATGCAAAAGAGAAAAAATATATTTTCCATAAAAGTGATGGTAAAAAAATGACCAGCGACCAATTAGTAAAATTCTGGGAAAGCTGGGCTAAACAATATCCAATCTGCAGTATCGAAGATGGTATGGCTGAAGATGATTGGAATGGTTGGAAAAACTTAACTGATACCATTGGTAAAAAAGTACAGTTAGTAGGCGATGATCTTTTTGTAACAAACGTTACTCGTTTGGAAAGAGGTATCAAAGAAAATATTGCCAATGGTTTATTGGTTAAAGTAAATCAGATCGGTACTATCACAGAAACAATCAATGCTGTAAGTATGGCACAACAAGCCGGTTACAATACGATCATGAGTCACAGAAGTGGTGAAACAGAAGACACCACCATTGCTGACTTAGCTGTTGCATTGAATTGCGGACAAATCAAAACAGGCTCTGCATCACGTACAGACCGTATGGCTAAATACAACCAATTAATTCGTATTGAAGAAATGTTGGGGGATTCAGCTATTTATCCAAAAGGAAAAATTAAATTTGGAAAATAA
- the gldA gene encoding gliding motility-associated ABC transporter ATP-binding subunit GldA: MSITVNNLTKIYGSQKAVNNISFTINKGEIVGFLGPNGAGKSTTMKIITGYLEADGGNATVCGEVVNTQTLSTKKKIGYLPEANPLYFDMYVREYLEFVAGVHEIDNKTLAIDNAIELTGLTLEANKKIGQLSKGYKQRVGLAAALIHNPEVLILDEPTSGLDPNQIIEIRDVIKNLGKDKTVLFSSHILQEVEAICDRVIIINRGNIVADDQLSNLQKGKTDKHVVVVQFKENVDTETIKTIKEVTKIEQPQISNFKLQTSNPESVRKQLLELSLKNNLNIVSLQSESNSLEDVFKNLTN, from the coding sequence ATGTCCATCACAGTAAACAATCTTACAAAAATATACGGCTCACAAAAAGCTGTAAATAATATTTCTTTTACCATCAATAAGGGAGAAATTGTCGGTTTTCTCGGGCCGAACGGAGCAGGTAAAAGCACAACAATGAAGATCATTACAGGTTACCTGGAAGCGGATGGCGGTAATGCTACCGTTTGCGGTGAAGTGGTAAATACACAAACACTTTCCACTAAAAAAAAGATAGGCTATCTGCCGGAGGCAAATCCTTTATATTTTGATATGTATGTAAGGGAGTACCTGGAGTTTGTAGCAGGTGTACACGAAATTGACAATAAAACATTAGCCATCGACAATGCGATAGAACTTACAGGTCTTACACTGGAAGCCAATAAAAAGATCGGACAATTGAGTAAGGGTTACAAACAACGTGTTGGCCTGGCTGCCGCTCTGATACACAATCCTGAGGTATTGATACTGGATGAACCTACAAGTGGATTAGACCCGAATCAGATCATAGAGATCCGTGACGTAATAAAAAATTTAGGCAAGGATAAAACAGTTCTTTTCTCCTCACATATATTACAGGAAGTAGAGGCCATTTGCGACAGAGTGATCATCATCAACAGAGGAAATATTGTTGCGGATGACCAACTAAGCAATTTACAAAAAGGAAAAACAGATAAACATGTTGTGGTAGTTCAGTTCAAAGAAAATGTGGATACAGAGACTATCAAAACCATAAAAGAAGTAACAAAAATAGAGCAACCACAAATTTCAAACTTCAAACTTCAAACTTCAAACCCTGAGAGTGTGCGAAAACAATTATTGGAATTGAGTTTGAAAAATAACCTTAACATCGTTTCTTTGCAGAGCGAAAGCAATAGTCTGGAAGATGTTTTCAAAAACCTCACTAATTAA
- a CDS encoding DUF6089 family protein translates to MKKTFLFLSFSVLLMGVSIKSNAQYYFYDNDYYDTEWIYEIGASVGIMNCLTDLGGKKGIGKPFLKDYNIGNNQLGGSVFLSGLYKNKIAVRLEGTFGQVKAYDSILSPIRDNSGARYWRGLHFRSKISEISLVAEFHPIYIFIDWPSKDREPPRLSPYLLAGIGYFHFNPQAKNAAGKWIDLQPLHTEGQGFAEYPSRKNYKLSQINFPIGLGIKYELSRTFNVRAEVMPRILRTDYLDDVSTRYIDPSLFANYLSGERLANAIELNDRRLENPLFPYTVNPKGGQIRGDPKDKDAFFTLSIKLGLTFGREKSN, encoded by the coding sequence ATGAAAAAAACTTTTTTGTTTTTAAGCTTTTCGGTTTTACTAATGGGTGTTTCCATTAAATCGAATGCTCAGTATTATTTTTATGATAATGATTATTATGATACCGAGTGGATTTATGAGATAGGGGCCAGTGTTGGTATTATGAACTGTCTTACAGACCTTGGGGGCAAAAAAGGTATCGGAAAACCTTTTTTAAAAGATTATAATATTGGTAATAACCAGTTGGGCGGCAGCGTGTTCTTAAGTGGTCTTTATAAGAACAAGATCGCCGTAAGATTAGAAGGTACATTCGGACAAGTAAAAGCCTACGATAGCATCTTAAGCCCTATCAGAGATAACTCCGGCGCAAGATATTGGCGTGGATTACATTTCAGAAGTAAAATATCCGAAATTAGTTTAGTGGCAGAATTTCACCCTATTTATATATTTATTGACTGGCCATCTAAAGACAGGGAACCACCAAGACTTTCTCCATATTTATTAGCTGGCATCGGATACTTTCACTTTAATCCTCAAGCAAAAAATGCTGCCGGAAAATGGATTGATCTACAACCATTACATACAGAAGGACAAGGATTTGCTGAATACCCAAGCAGAAAAAATTACAAACTAAGCCAAATAAATTTCCCGATTGGGTTGGGTATAAAATATGAATTATCAAGAACCTTTAATGTTCGTGCAGAAGTGATGCCACGCATTCTCCGCACTGATTACCTGGATGATGTTAGCACAAGATATATTGACCCTTCTTTATTTGCCAACTATTTAAGTGGAGAAAGATTAGCAAATGCTATTGAATTGAATGACAGAAGACTTGAGAATCCTTTGTTCCCATACACAGTTAACCCTAAAGGAGGACAGATACGGGGAGATCCTAAAGATAAAGACGCCTTCTTTACTTTATCAATAAAACTAGGTTTAACCTTCGGTAGAGAAAAAAGCAATTAA
- the nth gene encoding endonuclease III — protein sequence MTKKERYQFFINYFLEHAPNAETELIYDSPFQLLVAVILSAQCTDKRVNLTTPSLFEKYPDAEAMSKAKFDELFPLIKSISYPNNKARHLIGMAEILLKNFAGVVPMTVNELILLPGVGRKTANVITSVIDNQPNMAVDTHVFRVSARIGLTTNAKTPLAAEKQLIKHINKEYIHKAHHWLILHGRYICTARSPKCNECGLKTICKYYNFNVKS from the coding sequence ATGACCAAGAAGGAACGCTATCAGTTTTTTATCAATTATTTTCTGGAACATGCTCCCAATGCGGAAACAGAGCTGATATATGATTCTCCTTTTCAATTACTGGTCGCTGTTATACTTTCTGCTCAATGCACCGACAAACGGGTAAATTTAACAACTCCTTCACTTTTTGAAAAATATCCCGATGCCGAGGCCATGAGTAAGGCCAAATTCGACGAACTTTTTCCATTGATAAAAAGCATCTCTTATCCAAATAATAAAGCCAGGCATCTTATCGGTATGGCAGAAATTTTATTAAAAAATTTCGCCGGAGTGGTTCCCATGACGGTAAATGAGTTAATTTTGTTACCAGGCGTAGGAAGGAAAACAGCCAATGTGATTACTTCTGTGATTGACAATCAGCCAAATATGGCTGTAGACACTCATGTCTTTAGAGTGAGTGCCCGTATCGGTTTAACAACCAATGCAAAAACACCATTAGCTGCTGAGAAGCAGTTGATCAAACATATTAACAAAGAGTATATACATAAGGCACACCATTGGTTGATATTACATGGAAGGTACATTTGCACTGCAAGAAGCCCGAAATGCAACGAATGTGGGTTAAAAACAATCTGTAAATACTACAATTTTAATGTTAAGAGTTAA